From the Danio aesculapii chromosome 9, fDanAes4.1, whole genome shotgun sequence genome, one window contains:
- the rab9a gene encoding ras-related protein Rab-9A, which yields MSSKSSLLKVILLGDGGVGKSSLMNRYVTNKFDAHLFHTIGVEFLNKDLEVDGRTVTLQIWDTAGQERFRSLRTPFYRGSDCCLLTFSVDDSQSFHNLVNWKKEFIYYADVKEPESFPFVVLGNKLDVSERQVSSEEAQEWCMESGGYPYFETSAKDATNVAVAFEEAVRRVLSLEDRHEHLIPTDTVNLHRKPRGATQCC from the exons ATGTCATCTAAATCATCTCTCCTGAAAGTGATTCTCCTGGGTGATGGCGGTGTGGGCAAAAGCTCGCTCATGAACCGATACGTCACCAACAAGTTTGACGCTCATCTCTTCCACACCATCGGCGTGGAGTTCCTCAATAAAGACCTGGAG GTGGACGGCCGTACAGTGACTCTGCAGATCTGGGATACGGCCGGTCAGGAGCGTTTCCGTAGCCTCCGCACGCCTTTCTACCGCGGCTCCGACTGCTGCCTGCTGACCTTCAGTGTGGACGACAGCCAGAGCTTCCACAACCTGGTCAACTGGAAGAAAGAGTTCATTTATTACGCAGACGTCAAGGAGCCCGAAAGCTTCCCGTTTGTGGTTCTGGGAAATAAACTGGACGTTTCGGAGCGTCAGGTGAGCAGTGAAGAAGCACAGGAGTGGTGCATGGAGAGCGGAGGATACCCGTATTTCGAGACCAGCGCAAAAGATGCCACTAATGTTGCGGTTGCGTTCGAGGAAGCGGTGAGAAGAGTGCTGTCTCTGGAGGACAGACACGAGCATCTGATTCCTACAGACACTGTGAATCTGCACAGGAAACCACGCGGCGCTACACAGTGCTGTTAA